The following are encoded together in the Equus quagga isolate Etosha38 chromosome 15, UCLA_HA_Equagga_1.0, whole genome shotgun sequence genome:
- the NQO2 gene encoding ribosyldihydronicotinamide dehydrogenase [quinone] isoform X1 yields the protein MAGKKVLIVYAHQEPRSFNGSLKRVAVEELNRQGCAVTVSDLYAMDFEPRATRKDIAGVLCNPDFFRYGVEAYEACKKRSLTSDIIDEQKKVQEADLVIFQFPLYWFSVPAILKGWMDRVLCQGFAFDVPGFYDSGFLKDKLALLSLTTGGTAEMYTKTGVSGDFRYFLWPLQHGTLHFCGFKILAPQISFAPEIASEEERKEMVASWAQRLKTIWKEEPILCTPPWYFGQ from the exons ATGGCAG GTAAGAAAGTGCTCATCGTCTATGCGCACCAAGAGCCCAGGTCTTTCAATGGATCCTTGAAGAGAGTGGCGGTGGAGGAGCTGAACAGGCAGGGCTGCGCCGTCACTGTTTCTGATCTCTACGCTATGGACTTTGAGCCGAGGGCCACAAGGAAGGATATCGCTG GCGTGCTCTGCAATCCCGACTTCTTCCGTTATGGGGTGGAGGCATATGAAGCCTGCAAGAAGAGGTCTCTGACCAGTGACATCATTGACGAGCAGAAGAAGGTTCAGGAAGCTGATCTAGTGATATTTCAG TTCCCGCTGTACTGGTTCAGCGTGCCGGCCATCCTGAAGGGCTGGATGGACAGGGTGCTGTGCCAGGGCTTCGCCTTCGACGTCCCTGGATTCTACGACTCCGGCTTCCTCAAG GATAAATTGGCCCTCCTCTCGCTCACCACGGGCGGCACGGCCGAGATGTACACGAAAACCGGAGTCAGCGGAGATTTTCGATACTTCCTGTGGCCCCTCCAG CACGGTACGCTGCACTTCTGTGGATTTAAGATCCTTGCCCCTCAGATCAGTTTTGCTCCTGAGATTGcatcagaagaagagagaaaagagatggtgGCATCCTGGGCCCAGAGGCTGAAAACCATCTGGAAGGAAGAGCCCATCCTGTGCACACCCCCTTGGTACTTTGGGCAATAA
- the NQO2 gene encoding ribosyldihydronicotinamide dehydrogenase [quinone] isoform X2 translates to MAGKKVLIVYAHQEPRSFNGSLKRVAVEELNRQGCAVTVSDLYAMDFEPRATRKDIAGVLCNPDFFRYGVEAYEACKKRSLTSDIIDEQKKVQEADLVIFQDKLALLSLTTGGTAEMYTKTGVSGDFRYFLWPLQHGTLHFCGFKILAPQISFAPEIASEEERKEMVASWAQRLKTIWKEEPILCTPPWYFGQ, encoded by the exons ATGGCAG GTAAGAAAGTGCTCATCGTCTATGCGCACCAAGAGCCCAGGTCTTTCAATGGATCCTTGAAGAGAGTGGCGGTGGAGGAGCTGAACAGGCAGGGCTGCGCCGTCACTGTTTCTGATCTCTACGCTATGGACTTTGAGCCGAGGGCCACAAGGAAGGATATCGCTG GCGTGCTCTGCAATCCCGACTTCTTCCGTTATGGGGTGGAGGCATATGAAGCCTGCAAGAAGAGGTCTCTGACCAGTGACATCATTGACGAGCAGAAGAAGGTTCAGGAAGCTGATCTAGTGATATTTCAG GATAAATTGGCCCTCCTCTCGCTCACCACGGGCGGCACGGCCGAGATGTACACGAAAACCGGAGTCAGCGGAGATTTTCGATACTTCCTGTGGCCCCTCCAG CACGGTACGCTGCACTTCTGTGGATTTAAGATCCTTGCCCCTCAGATCAGTTTTGCTCCTGAGATTGcatcagaagaagagagaaaagagatggtgGCATCCTGGGCCCAGAGGCTGAAAACCATCTGGAAGGAAGAGCCCATCCTGTGCACACCCCCTTGGTACTTTGGGCAATAA